From a single Vitis vinifera cultivar Pinot Noir 40024 chromosome 18, ASM3070453v1 genomic region:
- the LOC104877989 gene encoding DEAD-box ATP-dependent RNA helicase 27-like: MKGIIEADGQEAPNVNKKRRMKALVGRESDCNYNMISKGKTLSVEEVFIDEDLARLSFQTTPVYVNVDDGRTKVTNKGLQRGYCVVPSAKESVLLFSFLKKNLSKKVMVFFSSCNSVKCHSELLGHIQVDCLDIHGKQKQQKQTSTFFDFCKVEKGILLCTDVAAHGLDILDVDWMCQKVSKVKSGRGTHSCMACMVTSGPHATYCFITFDFENDFPNPIL; the protein is encoded by the exons ATGAAAGGAATCATTGAGGCAGATGGTCAAGAGGCTCCGAATGTG AACAAGAAGCGGAGAATGAAAGCGCTGGTGGGCAGAGAGTCGGACTGTAATTACAACATGATCAGTAAAGGGAAGACGTTATCAGT GGAAGAAGTTTTCATTGACGAGGATCTTGCACGCTTATCATTCCAGACAACTCCTGTCTATGTTAATGTGGATGATGGGAGGACAAAGGTCACTAATAAAGGGCTGCAGCGAGGTTATTGTGTTGTGCCAAGTGCAAAGGAATCCGTTCTTCTGTTTTCTTTCTTGAAGAAGAATCTGTCAAAGAAAGTGATGGTTTTCTTCTCTTCATGTAACTCAGTGAAGTGCCATTCAGAACTTCTCGGACACATTCAGGTAGATTGCCTTGATATTCATGGGAAGCAAAAGCAGCAGAAGCAAACCTCCACcttctttgatttttgtaaagTCGAGAAAGGCATCTTGTTATGTACCGATGTTGCTGCTCATGGTCTGGACATCCTCGATGTGGACTGGATGTGTCAAAAGGTGAGTAAGGTAAAATCAGGCCGTGGGACCCACTCTTGCATGGCATGCATGGTCACCTCTGGACCACATGCCACCTACTGTTTCATtacctttgattttgaaaatgatttcccAAATCCCATTTTGTGA
- the LOC100256769 gene encoding tubulin-folding cofactor E, with product MQNPDSADSPAEFRLGQRVHSLGDPRRMGTVKYVGPVQGYSGTWVGVDWDNGDAKHDGALDGRRYFQAHAAKSGSFVRPHNLSAGISLLQALLLRYRSTTSKEEEEEMYVLSASNRRVSVQLVGKEQIEDKLSRFEELTAASLSYLGVSSIGAPFEICSVVPNLKELDLTGNLLSEWKDVGTICVQLPGLAALNLSNNLMAHDITGLPLLMNLRVLVLNNTGIKWKEVEIIRHSLPAIEELHLMGNNLRAITPASSSIVQGFDYLRLLNLEDNHIAEWDEILKLSQLRSLEQLHLNKNHLKHIFYPDSDAIHQLLNGIDSLEKGCKPFQNLHCLLLGGNNIEDLASVDSLNSFPMLKDIRLSENPVADPGRGGIPRFVLIARLSKVEILNGSEVSRRERKESEIRYVRLVISKMHGNPEEITRLHPRFAELKEFHGIEDERPLTGAAGPQKMASGLLSINLKCIGASIGEKPPLTKKLPATTTIGKLKNLCESFFKLKSIKPRLFLQEEGSPLPILLDDEMASLMDLGIGSESTILIDEES from the exons ATGCAGAATCCGGACTCGGCCGATTCTCCCGCCGAGTTTCGACTCGGCCAGCGAGTCCACTCACTCGGTGACCCCCGCCGAATGGGCACAGTGAAGTACGTCGGACCCGTACAGGGCTATTCGGGCACGTGGGTCGGCGTCGACTGGGACAATGGCGACGCCAAACACGACGGCGCCCTAGACGGACGCCGCTATTTCCAGGCGCACGCCGCCAAATCTGGGTCGTTCGTTCGCCCTCACAATCTATCGGCTGGGATTTCGCTGCTCCAAGCGCTACTTCTCCGGTACCGATCCACTACCTCCAAGGAAGAGGAAG AGGAAATGTATGTCCTTTCAGCAAGCAACAGACGAGTATCTGTTCAACTTGTGGGGAAAGAACAAATTGAAGACAAGCTAAGTCGATTTGAAGAGTTGACAGCTGCTTCACTATCTTATTTAGGCGTTAGCTCTATTGGGGCCCCATTTGAGATCTGTAGTGTCGTGCCAA ATCTAAAGGAGCTAGATTTGACTGGCAATCTGCTTTCAGAATGGAAA GATGTTGGAACTATCTGTGTACAGTTACCAGGCCTTGCAGCTCTAAACCTATCTAACAACCTTATGGCACATGATATTACTGGGCTACCACTTCTAATGAACCTCCGGGTTCTGGTTTTAAACAATACTGGCATTAAATGGAAGGAG GTTGAAATAATTAGGCATTCACTTCCAGCAATAGAAGAACTACATCTGATGGGAAACAATTTAAGGGCAATAACG CCTGCCTCTTCCTCTATTGTCCAAGGATTTGATTATCTGCGGCTTCTGAATTTGGAAGATAACCATATAGCTGAATGGGATGAAATCTTAAAGCTTTCCCAGCTCAGAAG CTTGGAGCAGCTTCATTTGAACAAGAACCATTTGAAGCACATATTTTACCCTGATTCTGATGCAATACATCAACTGCTCAACGGTATTGACTCTCTTGAAAAAGGTTGTAAGCCCTTCCAGAATTTGCATTGTCTTCTTCTAG GTGGTAACAACATCGAGGATCTGGCCTCTGTTGACTCGCTAAATTCTTTCCCTATGTTGAAG GATATTAGGCTTTCTGAGAATCCAGTAGCTGATCCTGGAAGAGGTGGTATCCCAAGATTTGTTTTAATTGCAAGGTTATCGAAAGTTGAAATACTGAATGGGAGTGAG GTCAGTCGTCGTGAGAGGAAGGAATCTGAGATCCG GTATGTTCGCTTAGTCATATCAAAGATGCATGGCAACCCAGAAGAAATCACGCGGCTTCACCCCAG GTTTGCCGAGCTTAAAGAATTTCATGGAATCGAGGATGAAAGACCCTTGACTGGAGCAGCTGGTCCTCAAAAAATGGCTTCTGGACTTCTTT CTATCAATCTGAAATGCATTGGAGCATCCATAGGCGAAAAGCCCCCGCTGACAAAGAAACTGCCAGCAACCACCACG ATTGGCAAGCTAAAGAATCTTTGTGAGAGTTTCTTCAAATTGAAATCTATCAAGCCGAGATTGTTTCTTCAAGAAGAG GGTTCCCCGTTGCCAATACTGCTTGACGATGAAATGGCATCACTGATGGACCTTGGAATCGGTAGTGAATCAACCATTCTCATAGATGAAGAGAGTTGA